A single region of the Lotus japonicus ecotype B-129 chromosome 4, LjGifu_v1.2 genome encodes:
- the LOC130711519 gene encoding uncharacterized protein LOC130711519, producing MDKNPTKLDYYDDMWMLQSTATLLSHFKGDDGRHALILDRTIFYPQGGGQPADTGFICIEGSDIKFVVHDVRSKDGIVFHYGDFENLGGEVELTLEKGKEVSLFVDESRRKLNSRLHSAGHLLDICLPRIGLGHLEPGKAYHFADGPWVEYKGVIPQNEIQNKQKDLELEANALISVGGKVSADILLYDEAAKLCGGCLPDYVPKESTPRIVTIGGNPGCPCGGTHVADISDIIQIKVSQIRSKKGQTKVYYNVES from the exons ATGGATAAGAACCCCACGAAGCTGGATTACTATGATGACATGTGGATGCTTCAATCCACTGCCACACTCCTTTCTCACTTCAAG GGAGATGATGGAAGACATGCTTTGATATTGGATAGAACAATTTTCTATCCGCAAGGAGGTGGTCAGCCAGCAGACACTGGTTTCATATGCATTGAAGGTTCAGACATCAAGTTTGTGGTTCATGATGTTCGATCAAAAGATGGAATT GTTTTTCACTATGGTGACTTTGAGAATCTGGGAGGGGAAGTTGAGCTCACACTCGAGAAAGGGAAGGAGGTTTCACTGTTTGTTGATGAATCCAGGAGGAAACTGAATTCTAG GTTGCATTCAGCTGGGCATTTGCTTGATATTTGTCTGCCAAGAATAGGATTGGGTCACTTAGAGCCTGGCAAAGCTTACCATTTTGCTGATGG GCCTTGGGTTGAATATAAAGGTGTAATTCCACAAAATGAAATTCAGAATAAGCAGAAGGATTTAGAGCTAGAGGCTAATGCTTTAATTTCCGTGGGAGGAAAA GTTTCTGCTGATATATTATTGTATGATGAAGCTGCTAAGCTCTGTGGTGGTTGTCTTCCTGATTATGTTCCCAAG GAAAGCACACCTCGCATTGTGACGATAGGAGGTAATCCAGGCTGCCCCTGCGGTGGTACCCATGTTGCTGATATCTCAGACATCATACAAATTAAG GTTTCTCAAATTCGCTCGAAGAAAGGACAGACAAAAGTCTATTACAATGTTGAATCTTAG
- the LOC130709973 gene encoding xyloglucan 6-xylosyltransferase 2-like: MLERCLGSRRLRQLQRASRRGFLTFLCLFLTVIMLRGTIGAGKFGTPEQDLDEIRHHLGRRVEPHRVLEEVQPENNDPNNYATFDISKILVDEAAGDDEKRDPNAPYTLGPKISDWDEQRARWLQDNTDYPNFIRPNKPRVLLVTGSSPKPCENPVGDHYLLKSIKNKVDYCRLHGIEIFYNMALLDAEMAGFWAKLPLIRKLLLSHPEVEFLWWMDSDAMFTDMAFEVPWERYKDHNFVMHGWNEMVYDEKNWIGLNTGSFLLRNCQWSLDLLDAWAPMGPKGKIRDDAGKILTRELKNRPVFEADDQSAMVYLLATGREQWGKKVYLENHYYLHGYWGILVDRYEEMIENYHPGFGDHRWPLVTHFVGCKPCGKFGDYPVERCLKQMDRAYNFGDNQILQMYGFTHKSLASRRVKRVRNESSNPLDVKDELGLLHPAFKAIKLPTSS; this comes from the coding sequence ATGCTGGAACGGTGCTTAGGATCTCGCCGCCTCCGCCAGCTGCAGCGCGCCTCGCGCCGCGGCTTCCTCACCTTCCTCTGCCTCTTCCTCACCGTCATCATGCTTCGCGGCACCATCGGAGCCGGCAAGTTCGGAACCCCCGAGCAGGACCTCGACGAGATCCGCCACCACCTCGGCCGCCGCGTCGAGCCTCACCGCGTCCTTGAGGAAGTTCAACCCGAAAACAACGACCCCAATAACTACGCCACCTTCGACATCTCCAAGATCCTCGTCGATGAAGCCGCCGGCGACGACGAAAAGCGGGATCCGAACGCGCCTTACACTCTCGGCCCCAAGATCTCTGACTGGGACGAGCAGCGTGCGCGGTGGCTCCAAGACAACACTGACTACCCGAATTTCATCCGACCTAACAAGCCGCGGGTTCTTCTGGTGACCGGGTCTTCGCCCAAACCGTGTGAGAATCCGGTTGGGGATCATTACCTGTTGAAATCGATTAAGAACAAGGTTGATTATTGCAGGCTTCACGGGATTGAGATTTTCTACAACATGGCTCTTTTGGATGCTGAAATGGCTGGTTTCTGGGCTAAGCTTCCTCTGATTCGGAAGCTCTTGCTGTCTCACCCTGAGGTTGAGTTTCTATGGTGGATGGACAGTGATGCCATGTTCACTGATATGGCGTTTGAGGTTCCATGGGAGCGTTACAAGGATCACAACTTTGTGATGCACGGGTGGAATGAGATGGTGTATGATGAGAAGAATTGGATTGGTTTGAACACTGGTAGCTTCCTGTTAAGAAATTGTCAGTGGTCGCTGGATCTTCTCGATGCTTGGGCACCGATGGGTCCTAAGGGGAAAATCAGAGATGACGCTGGGAAAATTCTCACCAGGGAGCTTAAGAATCGACCGGTTTTCGAAGCTGATGATCAATCTGCTATGGTTTATTTGTTGGCCACAGGGAGGGAGCAATGGGGGAAGAAGGTGTACCTTGAGAATCATTATTATTTGCACGGTTACTGGGGCATTCTGGTTGATCGGTATGAAGAGATGATTGAGAATTACCACCCTGGTTTCGGTGATCATCGGTGGCCGCTGGTGACTCACTTTGTGGGGTGCAAGCCATGTGGGAAGTTTGGGGATTACCCTGTTGAGAGGTGCTTGAAACAGATGGATAGAGCATACAATTTTGGTGATAACCAGATCTTGCAGATGTATGGATTCACACACAAATCACTTGCGAGTCGCAGGGTGAAGAGAGTGAGGAATGAGTCTAGTAATCCACTTGATGTGAAGGATGAGCTTGGGTTGCTTCATCCTGCTTTCAAAGCTATCAAGTTGCCAACTTCTTCTTGA
- the LOC130711738 gene encoding probable protein phosphatase 2C 40 — MLSPEGELKISFGYKCNSYGGIPCKTTNGYETLPEVRRTSSFSCLSGAALSANATLANTNICNGKIGGEILPSWDSPNSFRKVPSSPSLSKLDRLSSSLPSNLSYLSCSPSTPSDILEYDSCTLKSMSDTPRSEGFLNAGELQVAGGAAGEDRVQAVCSEENGWLFCAIYDGFNGRDAADFLAGTLYDTIISYLNKSILGLEPGSIETSNNVDLGESLLNKLDGSLIFQEDQSLSTFTGRNDSNHGFAKDSLSTKSGASCESSSNGVLDSLQSALSQAENDFLYMVEQEMEERPDLVSIGSCVLLLLLHGNDLYTLNLGDSRAVLATCGAGDTINNRDRLQAIQLTDSHNVDNEAERATLLGDHPDDPRVIVGGKVKGKLKVTRAFGVGYLKKKNLNDALMGILRVRDLKSPPYVSTQPSVNVRKISNCDQFVILGSDGLFDFFSNDEAVKLVESYILSNPFGDPAKFLIEQLVVRAADSAGFSMEELMNVPAGRRRKYHDDVTVSVIMLGMNQRTSKASTCI; from the exons ATGCTTAGTCCTGAAGGAGAACTTAAAATAAGTTTTGGCTACAAATGTAATAGTTATGGAGGTATTCCTTGTAAGACCACCAATGGCTACGAAACCCTTCCTGAAGTTCGTAGGACAAGTAGTTTCTCTTGTTTGTCAGGCGCAGCCTTAAGTGCAAATGCCACACTAGCCAACACAAACATCTGCAATGGTAAGATAGGAGGGGAAATCCTTCCAAGTTGGGACTCACCAAATTCCTTTCGTAAAGTACCCTCTTCGCCAAGTCTTTCAAAGTTGGACAGATTATCATCTTCCCTCCCAAGTAATCTATCTTACCTAAGCTGCAGTCCTTCTACTCCAAGTGATATCCTTGAATATGACTCTTGCACATTAAAATCCATGAGTGATACTCCTAGAAGTGAAGGATTTCTTAATGCTGGTGAACTTCAAGTCGCAGGAGGAGCAGCTGGCGAAGATAGAGTTCAAGCAGTTTGCTCTGAAGAAAATGGTTGGCTCTTTTGTGCAATTTATGATGGCTTTAATGGGAGAGATGCGGCTGACTTTCTTGCCGGTACCCTGTACGACACCATCATATCTTACTTGAATAAGTCAATTTTGGGATTGGAGCCGGGTTCCATTGAAACTTCTAACAATGTGGATTTGGGTGAATCCCTCCTGAATAAGTTGGATGGTAGTCTTATTTTTCAGGAGGATCAATCTCTGTCGACATTTACGGGGAGAAATGATTCTAATCATGGTTTTGCAAAGGATAGTCTATCTACTAAGTCTGGAGCATCATGTGAGTCATCTTCAAACGGGGTACTTGATAGCCTCCAAAGCGCACTTAGTCAGGCTGAAAATGATTTCTTGTACATGGTTGAGCAGGAAATGGAGGAACGTCCAGATTTAGTTTCTATTGGATCGTGTGTTCTGCTTTTGCTTCTTCATGGTAATGATTTGTACACACTTAATCTAGGTGATAGCAGAGCAGTATTGGCTACATGTGGTGCAGGTGACACAATAAATAACCGTGATAGACTCCAAGCTATACAGCTTACTGACAGTCATAATGTTGATAACGAAGCTGAAAGAGCAACACTTCTTGGTGATCATCCTGATGATCCGAGGGTCATTGTAGGGGGAAAAGTGAAAGGTAAACTGAAGGTTACTCGTGCATTCGGGGTTGGCTACTTGAAAAAG AAGAATCTGAATGATGCTTTGATGGGAATCCTTCGAGTTCGCGATCTTAAGAGCCCGCCATATGTTTCCACTCAACCATCAGTGAATGTCCGAAAAATCTCAAATTGTGATCAATTTGTTATACTAGGGAGTGATGGTTTATTTGACTTCTTCAGCAATGATGAGGCAGTAAAGCTAGTGGAGTCTTATATCTTGAGCAATCCTTTTGGTGATCCTGCAAAGTTTCTCATAGAGCAGCTTGTAGTTAGAGCAGCTGATTCTGCAG
- the LOC130711517 gene encoding putative F-box protein At1g67623 encodes MADLRVKHGSNKKQSKKQRKQRNNECPSIIRALPNELLVEILGKVASTSMFDLCKVKLSCKELLHVAEDDHVYHHASMEKFAMVPLPWFTGERESSFLKRCKESGNSEIQYREGMVQYFSSLRVRTGLENLKKAALEGHGEAKYVYAMLLMCCENEDERKEGFDLFRDLKRKMASSCGIGRCRKRVRSFIRSMWVNNPVVRNRRLSLCCSSMCDSSERMQRVARRRWSWLVEDEDDDDCVGISCEYCDGDYELSLFCKMFEV; translated from the coding sequence ATGGCTGATTTAAGAGTGAAGCATGGAAGCAACAAGAAACAGAGCAAAAAACAGAGGAAACAGAGGAATAATGAGTGTCCAAGCATCATAAGAGCTCTTCCAAACGAGTTGCTGGTGGAGATTCTTGGGAAGGTTGCATCTACCTCCATGTTTGACCTCTGCAAGGTGAAACTAAGCTGCAAGGAGCTTCTCCATGTTGCAGAGGATGATCATGTGTATCACCATGCGTCCATGGAGAAGTTTGCGATGGTTCCCCTGCCATGGTTCACCGGTGAGAGAGAATCATCGTTCTTGAAACGTTGCAAGGAGAGTGGTAACTCGGAGATTCAGTACCGTGAGGGAATGGTTCAGTATTTCAGCTCCTTGAGGGTGAGAACAGGGCTTGAGAATTTGAAAAAAGCAGCGTTGGAGGGTCATGGTGAAGCTAAATATGTATATGCTATGCTTTTGATGTGTTGTGAGAATGAAGATGAGAGGAAAGAAGGTTTTGATCTCTTTCGGGACTTGAAAAGGAAAATGGCATCATCGTGTGGTATTGGAAGATGCAGGAAGAGGGTGCGTTCGTTTATTCGGAGTATGTGGGTGAATAATCCTGTGGTTCGAAACAGGAGATTGTCTCTGTGCTGTTCCAGCATGTGTGATAGCAGTGAGAGGATGCAGAGAGTTGCAAGGAGAAGATGGTCATGGTtggttgaggatgaagatgatgatgattgtGTTGGAATTTCGTGTGAATATTGCGATGGAGATTATGAACTAAGTTTGTTTTGTAAAATGTTTGAAGTCTAG
- the LOC130709970 gene encoding probable histone-arginine methyltransferase 1.3, with product MEDSLGQKWKHREFALASVTDLSLASSSSAAAASPGTARFSSDGLHIHQDSHPIHLDVDLRTVQLFRLSPVQSVCMVEGSDAGNEAPYSAGVTIQFRNEEESAAFHCVVQKWKKEGNGQGGNLPNGNLITSKSKFDEKIESSSSKMYFHYYGQLLHQQNMLQDYVRTGTYYAAVIENRADFTGRVVVDVGAGSGILSLFAAQAGAKHVYAVEASEMAEYARKLIAGNPKLAQRITVIKGKVEDVELPEKADILISEPMGTLLVNERMLESYVIARDRFLTPTGKMFPAVGRIHMAPFTDEYLFIEVANKALFWQQQNYYGVDLTPLHGTAFQGYFSQPVVDAFDPRLLVAPPMFHVIDFTKIKEEELYEIDIPLKFVASVGARVHGLACWFDVLFNGSTVQRWLTTAPGSPTTHWYQLRCVLPQPIYVVAGQEMTGRLHLIAHNAQSYTIYLTLSTKMWGPGAEQGGILQTSSCKLDLKEPYYRMSQPQAYPVAQDQQPLIQTQDIHIQSQELDETEIMQQPSPNSCAQVDSLMRNF from the exons ATGGAGGATTCGTTAGGGCAAAAGTGGAAGCATCGAGAGTTCGCTCTGGCATCAGTTACAGACCTCTCtttggcttcttcttcttctgctgctgcggCTTCGCCGGGGACGGCTCGATTCAGCTCCGACGGTCTCCATATTCATCAAGATTCTCATCCGATTCATCTTGATGTTGATCTTCGAACTGTTCAG TTATTCAGATTGAGTCCTGTTCAATCGGTCTGCATGGTGGAAGGCTCTGATGCTGGGAACGAG GCGCCATATTCCGCGGGAGTCACTATCCAGTTTAGAAATGAGGAAGAGAGTGCGGCCTTCCACTGCGTAGTACAAAAATGGAAGAAGGAAGGCAATGGTCAAG GAGGAAACTTGCCAAATGGAAATTTAATAACATCTAAAAGCAAATTCGATGAGAAGATAGAgtcatcttcttcaaaaatgTACTTTCATTATTATGGACAGCTTCTGCATCAGCAAAACATGTTGCAGGACTATGTGCGGACAG GAACCTATTATGCTGCTGTTATTGAGAACCGTGCTGATTTCACTGGTCGTGTAGTAGTTGATGTGGGTGCTGGTAGTGGGATTTTGTCATTATTTGCTGCTCAG GCTGGTGCAAAGCATGTTTATGCTGTGGAAGCATCTGAAATGGCAGAATATGCACGGAAACTAATAGCTGGGAACCCCAAACTGGCCCAACGAATAACC GTGATTAAAGGTAAAGTTGAGGATGTTGAATTGCCTGAGAAAGCAGACATTCTGATCTCTGAGCCCATGG GGACCTTGTTAGTTAATGAAAGAATGCTGGAGTCTTATGTCATTGCAAGAGATAGGTTTCTCACTCCTACTGGGAAAATGTTTCCTGCCGTTGGAAG GATTCATATGGCACCTTTCACTgatgaatatttatttattgaagTTGCTAATAAG GCTCTGTTCTGGCAGCAGCAAAACTATTATGGTGTTGATTTGACACCCTTACATGGGACCGCATTTCAAGGATACTTTTCTCAG CCTGTGGTAGATGCTTTTGATCCAAGATTGTTAGTAGCTCCCCCAATGTTCCATGTGATAGACTTCACCAAAATAAAG GAGGAAGAACTGTATGAAATTGACATCCCTCTGAAATTTGTAGCCTCTGTGGGTGCCCGAGTACATGGATTGGCATGCTGGTTTGATGTACTTTTCAATGGAAG CACTGTGCAAAGGTGGCTTACCACTGCTCCTGGTTCGCCGACAACCCATTGGTACCAGCTACGCTGTGTTCTCCCTCAGCCAATTTATGTCGTGGCAGGACAAGAAATGACTGGAAGGCTTCATTTAATTGCCCACAACGCACAGAGTTATACAATATATCTAACATTGTCAA ctaaaatgtgGGGTCCTGGTGCTGAGCAAGGAGGTATTCTTCAAACCTCGTCCTGTAAGCTTGATTTGAAAGAACCCTACTATAGGATGTCTCAACCGCAAGCTTATCCAGTAGCCCAAGATCAGCAACCACTTATTCAGACACAG GATATACATATCCAATCTCAGGAATTGGACGAAACAGAGATAATGCAACAGCCTTCGCCTAATTCATGTGCTCAGGTTGATTCACTGATGCGGAATTTTTAA
- the LOC130715124 gene encoding protein RALF-like 33, with translation MTARSSICVLFLVCAILAVHVSLSTSLDFTGDHDNHLSSFFHPTTNSGCRGSIAECSLLTGNDDDTEFLMDSESNRRILAARRYISYGALRKNTVPCSRRGASYYNCRTGAQANPYRRGCSAITRCRR, from the coding sequence ATGACAGCAAGAAGCAGCATCTGTGTCCTCTTCCTCGTGTGCGCGATCTTAGCCGTCCACGTGTCACTATCCACCTCCCTCGATTTCACCGGCGACCACGACAACCACCTCAGCTCCTTCTTCCACCCGACAACAAACTCCGGCTGCCGCGGATCCATCGCCGAGTGCAGCCTCCTCACCGGAAACGATGACGACACCGAGTTTCTCATGGACTCTGAGAGCAACCGGCGCATATTAGCTGCGAGGAGGTACATCAGCTACGGTGCGCTGAGGAAGAACACTGTCCCTTGCTCCCGACGCGGTGCTTCGTATTACAATTGCCGAACTGGCGCTCAGGCCAACCCCTACCGCCGTGGATGCAGTGCTATCACCCGATGCAGGCGTTAA